The Malus domestica chromosome 08, GDT2T_hap1 genomic interval CTTTAAATGAGTTCAAAGTAGAATAGAAAAGGAAATTAAGCCTTTATAAAACTTGTAGGATGAACTTAGCGAGCAGTTTGTGCTAAAGTGGATTCGTTAAAGTAATAACTACGTTCGAACTAATATCTGGGCATGTTCAACAGGATACTCATCAAGATGGAACGGAAAATGTGAATGGAAAGAAAACAGATGCAGCAAACAAAAGCAACTCTCGGTCTGTTGGGCCGCCAGCTGATTCTTCTGCAGTAGAGACAGTGGTAGCCAAGCCTACAGCTTCAACCAACTCCAAGAAAGGCGGTGGGGGTGAGGTAAGATCGGTCATATTAGTTCTGGTTCAATAGAATTTTAACCATTAGATTACCATTAAAATGAAGATTCGCTTTCCACATTGCACATATGCATTCTGTCTTTCGTTTTGATGATGTCGATTACTATTATGGATTGCATACTTGGATTAATTGGGGGGAGGATTACAACGCAGATTGAAAAGACTAGAAAACGTCTATGTTTCTACTTGTTGCTTTGTATTTTTACTAATGCTTGCTTGCTTGCTGAGCTGATTTATTAGTGTGATTAGATAGAAGGGTAGAAATAGTTACATACCTATTTTCCTGTGGCATGACAGGGAGGTAATTCCACAACTTCAGCAATAACAAAGTTGACATCACGACTGAATTTGTTGAAGGAGCGGCGGAGCCAAATAGCAAATGAGATTCAAGGCCGCGGTCCTGCTCAAAGTTTGGATAAAAGTCAGTCGCTCCAATACGACAAGAGTTATGAAACCTCGGAAAAGCCAGAGAAACTTAGGAAGGCGGAGAGTCATTCGGAGAGAGGAGGCAAGAGATCAGAAAGCCAACAGCAGCAGCATAGCCTGGACAGAGGAAAATCGGAAAGCCATCTATCTGTAGCCGTGGAGAAGGGTCGAGTTGtagagggtagtaaactgaaaACTTCTCCGAGGACGGACAGCAGATGATAACAAAAGTTTATATGTTCCGTGTAGGGCGAGAGCGACGTGTGTACAGATGAAGCATTTCCTTGATGTAAAACTGATTTATTTGGAACCCCAAACTGTTCATTTATGCTGGCAGGCACACTCATACAGCACAAATTGCTCAGTTATTTGCGTGCGTTGTATCTGTATGGATGAATGAATGTGTAATTTTTGTTCCAGTTGCTTAAGCATATATATGCTCATAAATTTTGAACACAAGTTGAAGTTTCTGGGTCTCAGTGTTGAACTTGATATCAAATGATTTTACAAAGAAGGTTCGTTATTCATATTCCAAAAAAGTCATCATGCAACCACACATTGCTGAAATACTGTCATGACTCGTATTAGGGGGGAGGGGATAGTatttgaaactattacaattTACTATAATTTAGGGGGAGGGAGTTTCGAACCCATAATACTAGATAGGATCCTAATATCCTATCTATTAGGATATTGGACCACATGCGTAAATCACAACTTGCTTTAAATAGAAAAAGACTCTTAAGAAAATCTCATTTCTACTCATATTTCTTTAGTTTCAATGCATTTATCGCTTgattgttttaaagtttagttgaAGCGCAATGTTCTGTTTTGAGGTTTCATACAATTTGAACAGAGGTAAATATCCAAGAAAATTAGAGCATTGGCTCTTGGGCTTTGactcaatttataaatttatattagAATTTTTCGTTCATCTTTTGTCCACACTAAGGAAGGGGTATCAATTAGAATTTTGAGCGATTTTAATTCTGTTAATAAATCTAGGAAtattcaatcagaattttaaaTGATTCTTTGAAATTCAAAGTCTATTTATTGAGGAttttaagatattttattaaaatccttataaATGGAAATGTATTGaaatagaattttaaagaattttgtaggtatattcaattaggaattggttttaaagaattttaaaaagttgaggaatttgagagatttgatAACGTATTTTAAACATTCACAAGTACATAgatttgaatcaaaatttagaTGAAatatctacaaatcaattaaactccatcaaAATAAATAGATATATAATGCTATTCAAAATCGTCAAATTCCCTTACTATACAGCCCCTCCTAAACCTTTTATTTTGgatgtaattgaaaattttaatcatattcaaagaCCAATACCCACAAATATTAGTTCAGAGCTAATACTCACATACTAAATCTTCCTTCCGTTAACTCAAAACCCTTCTTGCTAATCGCATATTGGATTTGTTTGCATGGCGGAAAAAACATAATTATAAATCAATAGCCAGATTCCAAACGTAAAATTTCATTAATCAATAATAATTCTCGCAgtcgaaaaaagaaaaaaaaaataataataatcatggTGATTATTTTTCATCATCGTCATTGGTCGGATCCCAACTCTCAATAGTCCTTAAGCACCTTCCTGATCTGCTCAAGCGTCACAAACAGCACCACAGTGAATGGCCCCTGCCTCGAAATCGTAGGGATGAAGCCCTTGTAAAGGGCCATGGGCCCCTCCGCTCTCACAGTCTTTAGGGCACAGTCCAGGGCCCCAGTGTACGGCGGGTCCCGCCCGGCTTCCACCTTCATGTTCATAACCCTCGTCTTAATCACGTCGATCGGGTTCGAGGCCACGGAGGCCACAAACCCCGCCGCGAAACTCGCGGTCACGTGAGTCCCGAGGCCGTCCTTCATCAAGTGCCTATCGAGAATCGCCTCCTTGAACTGGTCGTAAGACGCCAGCTGCGACGCCGTAACGATCATCGCGCGGTTTACCGTAAGGCTGGACCCGCGCCACAGGCTAAGAACCCCTTCGCTCCTCGCCATCTTCGTAATCGCGTCGATCACGTTCTTGTAGTCACGGCCGCCAGCCTGCATCCGGACCATGGCCACGTCGGCGGGGTTTCCGACGGCGGCACCAACTCCACCGGCGACGAGTCCAGCGAGAATTTTTCGGGGCAGGGGTAGGTTTCCGGAGTTCGAGTCTGCCCATCTGACTTTCAAAATTTCGTAGAGGCCCATTCGGGTGGTGGAGTAGAGAGTCTGGCGGAGGACGGTGGCGGAGACTCCAGAGAACAACGCCTTAACACCTTCGGTCTGAACAATTTTGACTCCGACCGAGATTGGACCGGCGCGTGCGGCGGCGGCCGGCGGAGGCGGGGCAACCAGGGTGGCAGAATGGGaatgaaaagcaaaagcaggGCGGAGATTGTGGATGTGCTGGGGGGCGGCAGCCCGGGCGGGGTTGTTCTCGCCCTGGAGCTGCATACGGACCTTGATAAGATCCAGCGGGTGGGTGGAGCAGCCGGCGACAATGGAAGCGACGCCTCCCTCGACAAATCCTTTGATACCCATTTGCTCAAGTAAATCAAAGGTCGAATCTTGGgggtttttttccctttttttgggATCGTCTGTtagaaaaagaatgaaagaaTTGAAAATTTGGATCAAAACTGAATTGGGGGAAAAAATCGAAGGGCTTTCAGGAGGACCAATTAGGGTTCATGTCACTGGTGATCAAGAGGTGGGAGTGGCGGGCAAAGGCAATGGAGGAGCAGTGAGGGACGTTGGGCCTCTGAGACATATGCTGTATGTAAGTAGAAATGTGTCCGAATGGTTGAGTTGGAGGGTGAGGGAGTAGAGGCTGTACTTATATAGTGGGAATTGGAGAGTAGCAACAAGTAACAACTACAAGGAAAGAAAGTGGGAAGGAGGGGGGAACGAGGATGCGAGATGCGCCGCGGGCCGCGCCTTGTAAACATTTGTGGGAGTCATACGACGCGGTTATAGATTGATTGATTGCTTACTGGGACCTCTAATTTTCCGCTTATTATCTTAATACCCCCCTCCTCAATGACTGGACTTACCCGCCGAGTTTACAACTGTCTAGAGCAATTTTACAGCTTAGTTGCTCCCACTTTTCCTTACACGCTATCCCGTTCCCTCAACTTCGTCTATTGACTCGTTAATTTTGTAGTATGGGTGGGATACTCGATTTTTCGTTAATATGTTATTAATATTTGGTATATTGGTACCCTTCATTTAATCTATATATAAATTGTTCTTATTTATTgttcaattttaattcaatagTATGCCATTTTAACTTTTTGTTGTACTTTGTCCTCCACTTGAATTAAGATCGAACAGTGGGTGATCATAATTTATTTGGAGCCTAGAGTCAAGGAGAACAAGACTCTTTGCTATATTATTTCAATATCACGAATACTACATTTGCATTACCTCTCTAATAAAGATGAAGGTCCGCCAATTAAAGAGGTAATGTAAATGTAATatagaaaatgttttttttttcttaagtacatcaatatttttacactaagggaggGGGAGTTCAGTTAAGCCACATAATGGGCAGcctaatttagtatcgaattcaccatccacgagatttgaacctaagacctctcacttttaagaaaaaaataatatcaccatatcgtagtactaagtaggTAGCTAGAAAATGTAGTTAGAGTGACAAAAATGTTGACAATGGAGAGATGTGAGATAGAGAAAGAAAGTCTTGGTAGAGTGATAGTATTGCAAAATTGGGGGGTAAATTGATTGATACTTTCCAAAGAGTTGTTGGGGCATTTAGTTAGTTAAGCCCTAACTCTCTTCTCTTAAAGGAATTTTATTGGGTATTTAAGCCGGCTTGACTTCCAAGCATGACAATGCGTCAAACGAAATGGTAACCCTAGGGCAGCCGTCAGGACTCAGTCTGTTTGGGGCTCGGTCTCTCAACCTCTGACAATTTGACAcgttatttttaatttcaaaatacagaataaaaaaatacagaaaattccTCGTCTTCTGGACGAGTTTTCAAAGCATGTACCCGCCGCAATGGACTCGTATTAATTGAAACCACTTGATATTGCGTATTATATTATGTGTACTTACGTATCTTAAAGAATTATAAGTATGTCGACCCAAGTTCGATTCATTTTCCATGTTCTCACTTTATTATCTTTAAGTATTATATAGGAAGGTTCGACAAAAAAAAGTATTACATAGGAAGATACTACTTTTAAGTATCATGAATTTCGCACTTTACTACTTTTAGTTTTTTTCGTCTCGGTTTCATACTTAAACTTTGATTTTCTGACACTTTAACACTTATGTTAAGCTTTCTGTCAAGTTGTTAGTTTAGTGATATCATGACATAATTTTTGGTCCACCATGTCTTCCAAGAATTAGCACTCGACACTGTAGCTTGAATTTACAAGAGAATCTCTCATTTAAATGGCAAATATGGTGGACCAACGTTATGTCACGTCATTACTTAAAGAAGAATTTGATCAAAAGCCTAACAAAAGTATTAAAGtgttagaaaacaaaaaaacaaaatttaggtATGAAACTATGACGAAAAGAACTAAATGTAGTAATGTGCGAATTTCACAATACTTGAGGGAAGTGAATGAGAATTACCCAATACAAAAAGTCCCCCTTCACATATAATGGTTTACTGCAGTAGTGGAAAATAATCATGCATATGCACCTTAATGTGGGTTCGATCCTCATCAATCCCCCTTCCTACTAACGTTATCGtttgtcaaaagaaaaaagtcTCCCTTCAAAATGTCAACTTTGTAAAAGGCCAATCAAATTGGGACATTTAATCAATCTGAATTTCATGACGgccatttcaattttcattcataACATATTGTATTCAATTTTTGTAAGAACACATCGTAGTCCTTTTAGTCAAAATTAGATGAATGAACAATGTCTAAGTTGTCAAGTATGATCCTTTAATTGAATGATTCAAATAGTGAGATTGTAAGCCTCCTATATTACTGTTTAATTTACTGATTGAAGGATTGGAGAGTTGTTGATAATTGTAATGCCAGTGAAAGGGAGTCAATTTGAGGTCCTAAATTAGCCCAAACCAAtagcaaaaaaattgaaacttcaAGGGCAACAATTTTTCACATTATAGATACAAATGCTAGTGTTAAAATGCATTTGGTAGTTTTCCGTTCTAATGTTTTATTTCTTAAACAATCATTCTCGAATTAAAATACTAGAAGTACTATCATAAACCTGCaaaattctttttgttttatataatatgccaataatttattttataaaacattACCAGACAGAACATTTACAAAAAAGTGACTTTCAAAAACAGTTGCTCTTCTTGGGCAACCAAAATTGTGTTGGTTTGATTCGTGGAGTCTAACTCTTAGCATTGATATCACTTAGTATtcatttttacttgtaagtgaaaagttttatgtttgatTTTCGTCAAAAGAGAATTTGAACCATAATTTTTCTGGTCAAACATGAACTTCATTGGTAGAAGAAGATGTTAAAGATGTTGagataaacataaaaataagcTGCAATTAGGCCGAAAAGACAAAGAAGTCCAAGCAAAGCACATGATGACCAAATCAGACCAGTCCGCTAATAGAAATGTCACCATCACATTCACTGTGCAACtctccttaatgtagataatattttgatccaaaaaaataaaattatatatatatatatatcttagcATTGATAAAATACATAACTGGTACAATATTTGAATAATACGTACGTTAATATTGGATAACTTTGCTAAAAATTTACTTTGAAAGATTCAGccactttttttaattaattaattaattaaatttttatttatttaaaatatgttaaaaatacGTGAATTTTATGtggattgttatttttattttaagtttatatGTATTAATTAAAATATGTGAAAATAACATGTATTAAACGTAAAAAGTACTCACGTACGTGTTTAATACATGTATTAAAATATGTAGTACACATATTATATGTAAATACATGTATAATATGTAAATTTACTAGAGCATACTCTTAATGTCAAATATTgggactgttttttttttttttttttaaagggagGCAACTGGTGGGAAACCACGGTTATCCACCCATTTCGGGGGCCAGAAAGACTCACATAGACATTTTAGCCTCCCCTTAGCCACAAATCTGGCTTCCACACCAACAGCGGGTTTCGAACCTGAGACCtccaaattttagttttaaggaAGCTTCATAATCCGTCTTTTACCATTGAGCTACCAGCTAGTGGTTTAGACAAAATATTGGGACTGTTTGGCCCATTTGAGTTTGAAAATTGTGGTGAATCATTTGGGTTAGACAAAATAGTCCATGTCTCTAAGAAGTGCCTGTAGTTCACATTAGATTCAACTATTGCCTTCACAAAGAAGTTGAAACTCTATCAACTCGTTCATCTTTAGCTAGCTACTATTTTTAGTTTCGTTCTTATTTGACTTTGTGAGAAAAGTCGACCTTCCACTGTAAGCTCGGAATTATTTAGATTAATAGGCAAGACTTCTCTTCCCTTCTCCGCTCGATGCAGAATTCATACTCTCAAGTCTCAACGtttaatatatgttttttatttttaccctAACCTCCTCCATATGTGAAGCATCTTGCACAGCAGCCTCAGGTTAAAAAGCATGGGTCCCCAAGCACTCATAGTCGCATACTCAGTCGAGTGGCTGCCACAAAATAATGGAGGGGATCCAGAATAAGAACCTAACCTGACCTCCACGAAAGTGAAGTTTCATGCATGCATCATCACCCAACTCTTTCACtcaccaagaaaagaaaaaaaatctgattccgTATTCACAACTTTCACACCACGAGAATTGTTCCGCCTTTCTTCTGCTTCTAGTAGTTTTCTTATGTGCATTCCTACTTGAGAGAATACTGCACACATGTTCAGACCGATAACAATATCAGCATTAAACAaggtttgagattttttatgtattttttaattaaaaaaaaaacaaatacacTAAGAGGGTGGAGAAGTGAGCTAAGCATCACAagtcacaatgagttagcaataatgtgattcaaattcgcattttgcaagaaacaaatctacgacctctcacttccaaatgaagaggaataccacttaATGGTAGTACTAAATAGCaagcaaggtataaaatatcgatgatatcggaaatatcggtagtccaaaaacacggaaatttcgatggaaatatcgggatattatcgatatcgataaaaattgaataaaaaccacgaaaattgtaagaaaaacttagaaatttttattgaaactttgtaggatgtttatttagtcaattatctattagtttatcacaaaaaattggaaggaaatgcattgcatga includes:
- the LOC103441661 gene encoding mitochondrial uncoupling protein 5-like; the encoded protein is MGIKGFVEGGVASIVAGCSTHPLDLIKVRMQLQGENNPARAAAPQHIHNLRPAFAFHSHSATLVAPPPPAAAARAGPISVGVKIVQTEGVKALFSGVSATVLRQTLYSTTRMGLYEILKVRWADSNSGNLPLPRKILAGLVAGGVGAAVGNPADVAMVRMQAGGRDYKNVIDAITKMARSEGVLSLWRGSSLTVNRAMIVTASQLASYDQFKEAILDRHLMKDGLGTHVTASFAAGFVASVASNPIDVIKTRVMNMKVEAGRDPPYTGALDCALKTVRAEGPMALYKGFIPTISRQGPFTVVLFVTLEQIRKVLKDY